The genome window GAAGTCCTCGAGAACGCTTGGATCGATGTAATCGCTCCAATTGAAAATATTGACGACGCGCTCAGCGCCCAGGACGGGCGATGTCGCGGCGACGAGCGTGAGGAGGCATGCGAGAAGAAGCCGTTTCATGCGACAAGCCGTGTAGCGGATCAATGGGGGAACCTATCATGGTTGCGCGCGCTTTGGCGACGCGCCATGCTGGCCTGAGCAGCCGAAACGCCAGCGGAGACGATATGACCGCGATCCTCACAGATGGCGCGACCGCGCTCGAAAGCCGCGCCGACGCGACCAAATGCGTGGCCCGCGGCGTCCGCCGCTATCTGAGAGCCTCCGGCTTTTCCGTTGTTTGCGAAGCGCCCCTGCCGAACGGCCGACGCGCCGATCTCATCGCGCTCGCATCTGACGGGGTCCTGCGCATTGTCGAGGTCAAGTCGAGCTACGCCGATTTTCGCGCGGATCTTAAATGGCCGCTGTATCGCGGCTTTTGCGACCGGTTCTATTTCGCGATCCCCGCATCGCTCGATCCGGCGATTTTTCCGAACGACGCGGGCTTGATCGTCGCGGACGCGCATGGGGCGCTACTGACGCGCGAGGCGCCGGTTTTCCCCCTCGCGCCCGCGCGTCGGCGTTCGATGCTGTTACGTTTCGCGGCGATGGCGGCGGACCGTTACTGCCTGCTGGCCTTCGGCGACGAACAGCCGAATTGAGGCGTCAGCGGGGCGCACGCTTGGCGAGAATGCGTTGCAGGGTCCGGCGGTGCATGTTGAGCCGCCGCGCCGTCTCCGAGACGTTGCGGTCGCATGACTCGAAAACCCTCTGGATATGCTCCCACCGCACGCGGTCGGCGGACATGGGATTTTCTTGAGCGTCGGGCTTGTCGACCTGCGTCGCCATCAGCGCGTGATAGATTTCGTCGGCGTCGGCGGGCTTCGCTAGATAGTCGAAGGCGCCGAGCTTAACTGCGGTCACCGCAGTCGCGATGTTGCCGTAGCCGGTTAAGATGATTCCGCGCGCGTCGGGACGCGACGTCTTCAGCTTTGAGATGACGTCGAGGCCATTGCCGTCGTCAAGCCGCATGTCGATGATGGCGAAAGCGGGCGGATTCGACTCAAGCGCGGCAAGACCTTCGGCGACTGTTTCGCAGGGCGTCACCAGAAAGCCGCGGGCCTCCATCGCACGCGTCAATCTGCCAAGAAACGGCTTGTCGTCATCGAGGATCAGCAGTGAACGGTCCTGCGGCAGCGCCGGAACTTGCTCAGGTTCCGAGACGCCTTCCCGATCCGCCTTCAATTCTTCGGTCGACATCGTGCGTTTCCAACCCTGATTTTTGTCAAATCTAGCTTATCGCCGGCGTCGCGTCGATTCTATTTGTCCTGTTGGGGAAGCCTTGGCCTGGCCGCGGCGGGCTCGAGCGCGGCGCGCGGCCAGGTGATTTTGGCGATCGCGCCGGTGCGCGGCGGAGAGACATTCATTGTTTCGACCGTAGCGCCCGATCTCTCCAACAGGGTTTTGGCGATGAAGAGGCCGAGGCCAAGCCCGGATTCGGCGTCGTTTTTCGTGCGCCGTTCGATCGGCCGACCCCGCAGATATGGGTCCCCGAGACGGTCCAGAATGTCGGGAGAGTAGCCGGGCCCGTCGTCCTGAATGGTGATCGTCACGTAGCTTGAACTCCACCAGGCGTCGATCTTCACGCGCGAACTGGCGAAGTCCATCGCGTTTTCGACAAGGTTGCCCAGCCCATAAAGAATCGCTGGATTACGCGCCAGCACCGGCGGGTCCGAGGGCCCGTTTTTGGAAATTTCGACCTCGACGCCGATCTCACGCTGCGGCTCGACCACTTCCTGGATCAGCGTGTCGATCGACAGCAGATTCATCACGCTGCTCTGGTCCGTCGCGCCGAGCGACGCCAGCTTGCCCAGGATCTCCCGACAGCGCGCCGTCTCCTGCGCCAGGAGCGCGAGGTCGTCGCGCAGCGCCGGCGCATTCTCCGGCAGGGAATTCTGCAATTCTTTGATGATCAGCGTAATGGTCGCGAGCGGGGTGCCAAGTTCATGCGCGGCGGCGGCGGCGAGGCCGTCGAGTTGCGAGAGGTGCTGTTCGCGTTCGAGCACCAATTCCGTCGCCGCGAGCGCGTCGGCCAGGAGCCGCGCCTCGTCCGACACCCGCGCGGCGTAGATGCCGATGAACGCCGCGCTGAGCGCGAGCGCCGCCCACACGCCGGTGCGGTAGAGGAGGGGGAAGGTCAATTTTTCGTCGGCATACCAGGGCAACGGATAATATTCGACCGTGAGCACCGTCGCGACCGCGATCATGACGA of Methylocystis sp. SC2 contains these proteins:
- a CDS encoding MmcB family DNA repair protein, whose product is MTAILTDGATALESRADATKCVARGVRRYLRASGFSVVCEAPLPNGRRADLIALASDGVLRIVEVKSSYADFRADLKWPLYRGFCDRFYFAIPASLDPAIFPNDAGLIVADAHGALLTREAPVFPLAPARRRSMLLRFAAMAADRYCLLAFGDEQPN
- a CDS encoding ActR/PrrA/RegA family redox response regulator transcription factor; protein product: MSTEELKADREGVSEPEQVPALPQDRSLLILDDDKPFLGRLTRAMEARGFLVTPCETVAEGLAALESNPPAFAIIDMRLDDGNGLDVISKLKTSRPDARGIILTGYGNIATAVTAVKLGAFDYLAKPADADEIYHALMATQVDKPDAQENPMSADRVRWEHIQRVFESCDRNVSETARRLNMHRRTLQRILAKRAPR
- a CDS encoding ActS/PrrB/RegB family redox-sensitive histidine kinase — protein: MTTVEYDYDARRLRMETLLMLRWVAITGQAAACIGVYFFLGFDFPVGLCFVFITASATLNIGMRFGTPRSFRLGDVEAAVLLGYDIIQLGFLLYLTGGLTNSFAMLFLTPVIISAVSLPSNLTLLLGIVMIAVATVLTVEYYPLPWYADEKLTFPLLYRTGVWAALALSAAFIGIYAARVSDEARLLADALAATELVLEREQHLSQLDGLAAAAAHELGTPLATITLIIKELQNSLPENAPALRDDLALLAQETARCREILGKLASLGATDQSSVMNLLSIDTLIQEVVEPQREIGVEVEISKNGPSDPPVLARNPAILYGLGNLVENAMDFASSRVKIDAWWSSSYVTITIQDDGPGYSPDILDRLGDPYLRGRPIERRTKNDAESGLGLGLFIAKTLLERSGATVETMNVSPPRTGAIAKITWPRAALEPAAARPRLPQQDK